A stretch of the Clostridium botulinum genome encodes the following:
- a CDS encoding M42 family metallopeptidase yields the protein MLLEKLCNAMAPSSYEDEVRNIIKDSIRDFVDEVNVDKMGNIIAHKKGVGKTVILDAFMDEVGFIITGYNNDGTLKFTSLGNVQEKSIPCKAVNIGKNKISGVIGLKAIHLQNKKEREESIDIETLSIDIGATSKEEAKKYVSIGDEVSFTTEFEFLGEKYIKGKALESRVPCYVLIELLKENYNADIYVIFTTQRQIGSRGAIISSYNIKSDITLVLEGALTKEQENKIGKGPSISRIDNNTICDNSLIDDIKRIGEKEKIPYQIKKYINNENDGDSYISTGNTKKLLTISIPCKYMKSPISVSSKEDIENTIKLIRGYLKSL from the coding sequence ATGCTTCTAGAAAAACTTTGTAATGCAATGGCACCTTCATCCTATGAAGATGAAGTAAGAAATATAATAAAAGACTCAATTAGGGATTTTGTTGATGAAGTCAATGTAGATAAAATGGGAAATATAATTGCACATAAAAAAGGAGTTGGCAAAACAGTAATATTAGATGCTTTCATGGATGAAGTTGGATTTATTATTACTGGATATAACAATGATGGTACTTTGAAATTTACATCCCTTGGAAACGTACAAGAAAAAAGCATTCCATGTAAAGCTGTTAATATAGGAAAAAATAAAATTAGTGGTGTTATAGGATTAAAAGCCATACATCTACAAAATAAAAAAGAAAGAGAAGAAAGCATAGATATAGAAACATTGTCTATAGATATTGGAGCTACATCCAAAGAAGAAGCTAAAAAGTATGTATCTATAGGAGATGAAGTTTCGTTTACCACAGAATTTGAATTTTTAGGTGAAAAATATATTAAGGGAAAAGCATTAGAAAGTAGGGTTCCGTGTTATGTATTAATAGAACTTTTAAAAGAAAACTATAATGCTGATATTTATGTTATATTTACAACTCAAAGGCAGATAGGAAGTAGAGGAGCTATTATATCATCATATAATATAAAATCAGATATTACCCTTGTACTTGAAGGAGCATTAACTAAAGAACAAGAAAATAAAATAGGAAAGGGACCATCAATATCAAGAATAGATAATAATACTATTTGCGATAATAGCCTTATTGATGATATAAAAAGAATCGGAGAAAAAGAAAAAATACCATATCAAATAAAAAAATATATAAATAACGAAAATGATGGTGATTCATATATAAGCACAGGGAATACTAAAAAACTTCTTACAATATCTATACCTTGTAAATATATGAAGTCACCTATTTCAGTTTCTTCTAAAGAAGATATTGAAAATACCATAAAGTTAATTAGGGGATATTTAAAATCTTTATAG
- a CDS encoding peptidase M42 → MDKLMENLIDSFGVSTREENIKNIIKKQIKLINQEKLLNLDLNEDDLGNIVVKLGEGTEKLMICTHIDNTGLMVTDIDDNGFFKVVPIGNIDLKNISANFFKSQDGHIGRMGFLKEGSSKDNLFIDFGISTKENAKYKIKEGDYLELIGQKIEVENKIIGANIHSRIACYILLKVIENINIKNLNKELYFVFSVQKELGFKGAKLSAVNIKPNSAIVLDAIDSDDTKEGSSKIALDKGTIMSVFDRSLIIHHKVKETIEEISNKLNLKLQYSISDGQNEGGLIHKEVGGIKTGMIAIPCRYINTSGEMISLKDIENTINLLNGIIRI, encoded by the coding sequence ATGGATAAATTAATGGAAAATTTAATAGATTCATTTGGGGTGAGTACAAGGGAAGAGAATATTAAAAATATTATAAAAAAACAAATTAAGTTAATAAATCAAGAAAAATTGTTAAACTTAGATTTAAATGAAGATGATTTGGGAAATATAGTTGTTAAACTTGGAGAAGGTACTGAAAAATTAATGATATGTACTCATATAGATAATACTGGACTTATGGTAACGGATATAGATGATAATGGATTTTTTAAAGTTGTTCCTATAGGAAATATAGATTTAAAAAATATTTCAGCAAACTTTTTTAAATCTCAAGATGGTCATATAGGAAGAATGGGATTTTTAAAAGAAGGCTCATCAAAAGATAATTTATTTATTGATTTTGGGATCTCAACTAAAGAAAATGCTAAATATAAAATTAAAGAAGGAGATTACCTTGAACTTATAGGCCAGAAAATAGAAGTTGAAAATAAGATAATTGGTGCAAATATTCATAGTAGAATAGCGTGTTATATACTTCTTAAAGTTATAGAAAATATAAATATAAAAAATTTAAATAAAGAATTGTATTTTGTATTTTCAGTACAAAAAGAATTAGGGTTTAAAGGTGCAAAGTTATCAGCAGTTAATATAAAACCAAATAGTGCTATAGTTTTAGATGCCATAGATTCCGATGATACTAAAGAAGGTTCATCTAAAATAGCATTAGATAAAGGGACTATTATGTCTGTATTCGATAGAAGCCTTATAATTCATCATAAAGTTAAAGAGACAATTGAGGAAATTTCTAATAAATTAAATTTAAAACTTCAATATAGTATAAGTGATGGACAAAATGAGGGTGGTCTTATACATAAAGAAGTTGGAGGAATAAAAACAGGAATGATAGCAATTCCATGTAGATACATTAATACATCTGGTGAAATGATATCTTTAAAAGATATTGAAAATACAATTAATTTATTAAATGGAATTATTAGAATTTAA
- a CDS encoding uracil-DNA glycosylase, which yields MDITNSLKDKIEKIVKEYNSEETGGFITGDGPIPCDVLFIGEAPGKNEVEQGKPFVGMAGETFNNYLKSIGLSRDKVRITNTCFFRPIKKKVGKTGRTTISNRPPKVSEVNLFRDVLDDEISIVDPKIIITLGNVPLKRLTEFKSIGDCHGNIYYNENLKRNVFPMYHPSALTYNRNDKFKAMYENDWLKLKEVLKTI from the coding sequence ATAGATATAACTAACTCTTTAAAGGATAAAATCGAAAAAATAGTTAAAGAATATAATTCCGAAGAAACTGGTGGCTTTATAACTGGAGATGGCCCCATACCTTGTGATGTTTTATTCATCGGAGAAGCACCAGGTAAAAATGAAGTAGAACAAGGTAAACCTTTTGTTGGTATGGCTGGCGAAACTTTTAATAACTACTTAAAGTCTATAGGATTAAGTCGTGATAAAGTTAGAATCACTAATACATGTTTTTTTCGTCCAATTAAAAAAAAGGTAGGTAAAACAGGTAGAACTACAATAAGCAATAGACCCCCTAAAGTCTCTGAAGTTAATTTGTTTAGAGATGTTTTAGATGATGAAATATCTATTGTAGATCCTAAAATAATTATAACTTTAGGAAATGTTCCATTAAAAAGACTTACTGAATTTAAAAGCATTGGAGATTGCCACGGAAATATTTACTACAATGAAAATTTAAAAAGAAATGTATTTCCTATGTATCATCCATCAGCATTAACTTATAATAGGAATGATAAATTTAAAGCAATGTATGAAAATGATTGGTTAAAGTTAAAAGAAGTATTGAAAACTATTTAG
- a CDS encoding pyridoxal-phosphate-dependent aminotransferase family protein translates to MKIPYVLTPGPTQVKENVRFARAKETTNPDIDIEFYNFYKETCEKVAKIMNTKNEVRILSGEGILGLESACASLTEPGDRVLVIDNGIFGEGFGDFVKLYDGEVVFFKGDRQKNIDVSELKKFLEKDSNFKYATVVHCDTPSGVLNDIEKICLLLKSKGIITVVDTVAAMVGEELKVDEWNIDIALGASQKAISAPPGLTIVSISKDAFNVMKNRTKPIASFYCNLLIWKDYYENKWFPYTMPISDIIGLREAINNILEEGSEKIIKRHNSIADATRKALVKAGFTTYIKSGFSNTVTVINVPQEINSEELLKLLRVKYNLLITDSFGYLKGKVIRIGHMGENARKEKMLFVLSALEKALISVGFKIKKSMVDTFLNYIEEVDN, encoded by the coding sequence ATGAAAATTCCATATGTACTAACTCCGGGACCTACGCAAGTTAAGGAAAATGTACGTTTTGCAAGGGCAAAAGAGACTACAAACCCAGATATTGATATTGAATTTTATAATTTTTATAAAGAAACTTGTGAAAAAGTTGCAAAAATAATGAATACAAAAAATGAAGTGAGAATATTATCAGGAGAAGGAATATTAGGACTTGAATCAGCTTGTGCATCGTTAACTGAACCAGGAGATAGAGTACTTGTTATTGATAATGGCATATTTGGAGAAGGTTTTGGAGATTTCGTAAAACTTTATGATGGAGAAGTTGTTTTTTTTAAAGGAGATAGACAAAAGAATATAGATGTTAGTGAATTGAAAAAGTTTTTAGAAAAAGATAGTAACTTTAAATATGCTACAGTAGTTCATTGTGATACACCATCTGGAGTTTTAAATGATATAGAAAAAATATGTCTATTGTTAAAAAGCAAAGGGATAATTACGGTTGTAGATACAGTTGCTGCTATGGTAGGAGAAGAACTTAAAGTTGATGAGTGGAATATAGATATTGCACTTGGGGCTTCTCAAAAAGCTATATCAGCGCCACCAGGACTTACTATTGTAAGTATAAGTAAGGATGCTTTTAATGTTATGAAAAATAGAACTAAACCAATTGCAAGTTTTTATTGTAATTTACTTATTTGGAAAGATTATTATGAAAATAAATGGTTTCCGTATACAATGCCAATAAGTGATATAATTGGGCTCAGAGAAGCCATTAATAATATATTAGAAGAAGGGTCAGAAAAAATAATTAAAAGACATAACAGTATAGCTGATGCTACAAGAAAAGCTTTAGTAAAAGCAGGTTTTACAACCTATATAAAAAGTGGATTTTCAAATACTGTTACAGTGATTAATGTACCCCAGGAAATTAACTCAGAGGAATTATTGAAACTTTTAAGAGTAAAGTATAACTTACTTATCACAGATTCCTTTGGATATTTAAAGGGTAAGGTTATAAGAATAGGACATATGGGTGAAAACGCAAGAAAAGAAAAAATGTTATTTGTTTTAAGTGCTCTTGAAAAAGCATTAATTTCGGTAGGATTTAAGATAAAAAAGTCTATGGTAGATACATTTTTAAATTATATTGAAGAAGTTGACAATTAA
- a CDS encoding PaaI family thioesterase, translating into MKTIDRYGKLEHANCVNIMEPKLVEYKKEESLTVIFPVLEKYLNPLKSMQGGFITAAFDNSFGIFFIAENNGELITTIDITTSYQRPIFLGDNLKITVKIKQAGDNIVHMYGEGYNKEGKLVATCSTNIMRINNKNK; encoded by the coding sequence ATGAAAACAATAGATAGATACGGAAAATTAGAACATGCTAACTGTGTTAATATAATGGAACCTAAACTTGTAGAATATAAAAAAGAAGAAAGTTTAACAGTGATATTTCCTGTTCTTGAGAAGTATTTAAATCCGCTAAAATCTATGCAAGGAGGATTTATAACAGCAGCTTTTGATAATAGTTTTGGAATATTTTTCATTGCGGAAAATAATGGAGAATTAATAACAACCATAGATATTACTACTAGTTATCAAAGACCTATATTTTTAGGAGATAATCTTAAAATTACAGTAAAGATAAAACAAGCAGGAGATAATATAGTCCATATGTATGGTGAGGGATATAATAAAGAAGGAAAATTAGTTGCTACATGTAGTACCAATATAATGCGTATAAACAATAAAAATAAATAA
- a CDS encoding GntR family transcriptional regulator, with the protein MSIKFDEKVPIYIQIMDIIKRNIISGKLKGGDKLTSVRELSSELKVNPNTIQRAYKELEREGFAYTQRGMGTFIVDDERIIFNFKKDTAKDIMNNFINGMKHLGFDNKEIVELVSKSLEGGN; encoded by the coding sequence ATGAGTATAAAATTTGATGAAAAGGTACCTATATATATTCAAATAATGGACATTATAAAGCGGAATATTATTTCAGGAAAATTAAAGGGTGGAGATAAGTTAACATCTGTAAGGGAATTATCATCAGAGCTTAAGGTTAATCCAAATACAATTCAAAGAGCATATAAGGAGCTTGAAAGAGAAGGGTTTGCATATACACAAAGGGGAATGGGGACGTTTATAGTGGATGATGAGAGAATAATATTTAATTTTAAAAAAGATACTGCCAAAGATATAATGAATAATTTTATTAATGGAATGAAACACTTAGGTTTTGATAATAAGGAAATTGTCGAGTTAGTTTCAAAAAGTTTGGAGGGGGGTAATTAG
- a CDS encoding ABC transporter ATP-binding protein → MNNIVEAKKLCKNYFNKKALNNFNLTIEKGKVFGLLGPNGSGKTTFIKIITGLLRESSGEVFIDGKKPGIKTKAIVSYLPDKNYLYKWMKIKDAIGFFKDFYKDFDEKKCHNLLKFMKLEEDLKVNSLSKGMLEKLNLTLVLSRKAKLFVLDEPLAAVDPVAREQILDAIIQNYNEESSMIITTHLVRDIERIFDDVAFIKDGNIVLQGNAEDLRVEKQKSIDELFREVFQ, encoded by the coding sequence ATGAATAATATAGTTGAGGCAAAGAAGCTATGTAAGAATTACTTTAATAAAAAAGCATTAAATAATTTTAATTTAACAATAGAGAAAGGAAAGGTTTTTGGACTTCTCGGTCCTAATGGAAGTGGGAAAACTACTTTTATAAAGATTATAACTGGACTTTTAAGAGAATCAAGTGGTGAGGTCTTTATAGATGGAAAGAAGCCAGGAATAAAAACAAAGGCGATAGTTTCATATCTTCCAGATAAAAACTATTTATATAAATGGATGAAGATAAAAGATGCTATTGGATTTTTTAAAGATTTTTATAAAGATTTTGATGAAAAAAAGTGTCATAATCTCTTGAAATTTATGAAACTTGAAGAAGATTTAAAGGTGAATTCATTGTCAAAAGGAATGCTTGAAAAATTAAATCTAACTTTAGTGTTATCAAGAAAGGCAAAGTTGTTTGTATTAGATGAGCCATTGGCAGCTGTCGACCCAGTAGCAAGGGAGCAAATTTTAGATGCTATTATACAAAATTATAACGAAGAAAGCTCAATGATTATAACAACGCATCTTGTTCGTGATATTGAAAGAATCTTTGATGATGTTGCTTTTATAAAAGATGGGAATATAGTTCTTCAAGGTAATGCAGAGGACTTAAGAGTTGAAAAACAAAAATCCATTGATGAATTATTTAGGGAGGTATTTCAGTAA
- a CDS encoding membrane protein, with translation MGKLIKYELKGNYKIFSALCIIASILNIVSLTRLEKWGSGPVTGCMSMVTMSLFIISLVIIINSFKNELYEDRGYLTFTLPISGNKILASKLICALVWFSLTSIVSFIFFKILIGTKGADIVRVIISLNLKSLIIFAIAGIIINTITLLLMIYFSIALTKVARRGKKVSGILAFVVFIALSFLIYYISFKLSNIFPQQMHIALNLNNYLGGNGSINNMAIKVTDANLTINIASAIYQIFVYIGLFIGTGYLMEKKINI, from the coding sequence ATGGGAAAGTTAATTAAATATGAATTAAAGGGAAATTATAAAATATTTTCAGCACTATGCATTATAGCAAGTATATTAAATATAGTATCATTAACTAGATTAGAAAAATGGGGATCAGGACCAGTTACAGGATGTATGAGCATGGTTACTATGAGTTTGTTTATAATATCCTTAGTAATTATAATTAATTCTTTTAAAAATGAATTATATGAAGATAGAGGATATTTAACTTTTACTTTACCCATTAGTGGAAATAAGATATTGGCATCGAAACTTATATGTGCATTAGTGTGGTTTTCACTAACAAGCATCGTTAGTTTTATATTTTTTAAAATATTAATAGGGACAAAAGGAGCAGATATTGTTAGAGTTATAATATCTTTAAATTTAAAATCATTAATTATATTTGCAATTGCAGGTATAATTATAAATACAATAACTTTATTATTAATGATATATTTCTCAATAGCTCTAACTAAGGTAGCACGTAGAGGGAAAAAAGTTAGTGGTATTTTAGCTTTTGTAGTATTTATAGCATTAAGTTTCCTTATTTATTATATATCATTTAAATTAAGTAATATATTTCCTCAACAAATGCATATTGCTTTAAATTTGAATAATTATTTAGGGGGAAATGGGAGCATAAATAATATGGCTATAAAGGTTACAGATGCTAATTTAACAATAAATATTGCATCTGCTATATATCAAATATTTGTATATATAGGACTATTTATAGGTACAGGATATTTAATGGAGAAGAAAATTAATATATAA
- a CDS encoding transposase: protein MIITLNIQSENIYFKIFETVNIAFNKLGINTRKAKGRPPKYSDQQIVACMIYGVNNSIFSLRELEYKIKQDIVFQKIIGLKEVPDHSTFSLRAIALEKYVYYGIYAMLIELINPSTRICAIDGTALRSSLYDSEARYGKGTRLGRYKGYKLHCTACVCDSILPLSFSITTANVYDNQLQGLLYELKTYNPFIVLADAAYDDAQWFKVSKTLEYNLLTDVNMRKANSIESFKDESRYKNALFMQSPIGKNLYKNRLKIEQLFSILKGLYNLENPRLYGQKRYERHVKWVLLSYLIDEFNKVNSKINSRKYPWNL from the coding sequence ATGATTATAACATTAAATATACAAAGCGAAAACATTTATTTTAAAATTTTTGAAACTGTTAATATTGCATTTAATAAACTTGGCATTAATACTAGAAAAGCTAAAGGTAGACCGCCTAAATATTCAGATCAACAAATTGTTGCATGTATGATATATGGTGTAAATAATAGTATTTTTAGTCTTAGAGAACTTGAATATAAAATTAAACAAGATATTGTATTTCAAAAGATTATAGGTTTAAAAGAAGTTCCTGACCATTCTACATTTTCTTTAAGAGCGATAGCTTTAGAAAAATACGTGTACTATGGCATTTATGCTATGCTTATTGAACTTATAAATCCATCAACTAGAATTTGTGCTATTGATGGTACTGCATTAAGGAGCTCATTATATGATAGCGAAGCTAGGTATGGAAAAGGAACTCGACTTGGCAGATATAAAGGATATAAGTTACATTGTACCGCTTGTGTATGTGATAGTATATTACCTTTGTCATTTTCTATAACTACTGCAAATGTATATGATAATCAACTCCAAGGATTGTTATATGAACTGAAAACTTATAATCCATTTATTGTACTTGCCGATGCTGCTTATGATGATGCTCAATGGTTTAAAGTTTCTAAAACTCTAGAATATAATTTATTAACAGACGTAAATATGCGTAAAGCAAACAGTATAGAATCTTTTAAAGATGAATCTAGATATAAAAATGCTCTTTTTATGCAATCGCCAATAGGTAAAAATTTATATAAAAATAGGCTAAAAATTGAACAATTATTTTCTATACTTAAAGGATTGTATAACCTAGAAAACCCTAGACTTTACGGACAAAAACGCTATGAACGCCATGTTAAGTGGGTTCTTTTATCATATCTTATAGACGAATTTAATAAGGTTAATAGCAAAATAAATTCTAGAAAATATCCTTGGAATCTATAG
- a CDS encoding CPBP family intramembrane glutamic endopeptidase — MCTQVLVEFLGNHLFNISSGKEVYFKVMELLLNTEIGTLLLKTIESICVFSTIFLLLKAFDNKSIRDIGLRDLKKNYKYIIYGLILGAVSITGIFLISLMGKFIVLDNSLKKPSINKYIIIDILLFILVGINEEVLCRGYILNVLDIKKKPIRSSIISSVIFSLLHILNPNVKIIGMINIFLIGLLFSYMYINSKNLWMSIGYHITWNYFQGNVFGFPVSGQNQFSSIYSIKYIKESIITGGEFGPEAGILVTLIICISFIFVYNFISHNKVYANNSRQNIRM, encoded by the coding sequence GTGTGTACACAAGTTCTTGTAGAGTTTTTAGGGAATCATTTATTTAATATATCATCAGGGAAAGAGGTATATTTTAAGGTAATGGAACTTCTTTTAAATACTGAAATAGGAACGCTTTTATTAAAAACAATAGAATCAATATGCGTATTTTCTACTATATTCTTATTATTAAAAGCTTTTGATAATAAAAGTATTAGAGATATAGGACTAAGGGATTTAAAGAAAAATTATAAGTATATAATATATGGACTTATATTAGGAGCAGTATCAATAACAGGTATATTTTTAATCTCATTAATGGGAAAATTTATAGTTTTGGACAATTCATTAAAAAAACCAAGTATAAACAAATATATAATAATAGATATTCTATTATTTATACTTGTAGGAATAAATGAGGAAGTGTTATGTAGAGGATATATTTTAAATGTACTGGATATTAAGAAAAAACCTATAAGATCATCTATAATATCATCAGTCATATTTTCATTGCTACATATATTGAATCCTAATGTCAAAATTATAGGAATGATAAATATATTTCTCATAGGATTATTGTTTTCTTATATGTATATAAATAGTAAAAATCTTTGGATGTCTATTGGATATCATATTACTTGGAATTATTTTCAGGGAAATGTATTTGGATTTCCTGTTAGTGGTCAAAATCAATTTTCATCAATATATTCTATTAAATATATAAAAGAAAGTATTATAACAGGGGGAGAATTCGGACCAGAGGCAGGCATTTTAGTAACATTAATCATATGTATAAGTTTTATATTTGTATATAATTTTATTTCGCATAATAAAGTATATGCCAATAACTCTAGGCAAAATATAAGAATGTAA
- a CDS encoding peptidylprolyl isomerase codes for MENKVLARVNGKEITEKDIEVAIKRFPQERQAYFAGEQGKKQLLEQLIAFELFYAYGKENEFDKTEEFIDGVEIMKKDALTQMSVNKVLSEVQVTDKEVEDYYTANKKNFVVGETVSAKHILVDNEELANEVAEQIKNGMSFDEAAKEYSTCPSKAQGGNLGRFGKGQMVPEFEEAAFNLEIGKLSEPVKTQFGYHLIEVEDKNEATEKSFNEVKDMIKTNLIQQRQTAKYTTFVEELKNKYNVEMK; via the coding sequence ATGGAAAATAAAGTTTTAGCTAGAGTTAATGGAAAAGAAATAACAGAAAAAGATATTGAAGTTGCTATTAAAAGATTTCCGCAAGAAAGACAGGCTTATTTTGCTGGTGAACAAGGAAAAAAACAATTATTGGAACAATTAATAGCTTTTGAATTATTTTATGCTTATGGAAAAGAAAATGAATTTGATAAAACAGAAGAGTTTATTGATGGCGTAGAAATTATGAAGAAGGATGCATTAACTCAAATGTCTGTAAATAAAGTACTTTCAGAAGTGCAAGTTACAGATAAAGAAGTAGAAGATTATTATACGGCTAATAAAAAGAACTTTGTTGTTGGAGAAACCGTTTCTGCAAAACATATACTTGTAGATAACGAGGAATTAGCTAATGAAGTAGCAGAGCAAATAAAAAATGGTATGTCTTTTGATGAAGCTGCAAAAGAATATTCAACTTGTCCTTCAAAAGCTCAAGGTGGAAATTTAGGAAGATTCGGAAAAGGACAAATGGTTCCTGAATTTGAAGAAGCCGCATTTAATTTAGAAATAGGTAAATTAAGTGAGCCAGTTAAAACTCAATTTGGATATCATTTGATAGAAGTAGAAGATAAAAATGAAGCTACAGAAAAATCTTTTAACGAAGTTAAAGATATGATTAAAACTAATTTAATTCAACAAAGACAAACAGCTAAATATACTACTTTTGTAGAAGAATTAAAAAATAAATATAATGTAGAAATGAAATAA